The sequence below is a genomic window from Fluoribacter dumoffii NY 23.
TATAAACTTACCACAAAGCAAGTTTGCTCAAACAGCCGATGCCTATGTAAATTGGACTATTACCCCCAGTTCCCTAGGTAAAATTGCTGCAAGTAAAGGGGCTTATAATGCAAAAATTGCTGAATTCAATAAAACAGTGAAACGAATTTTAAAAGAAGTGGATACTGATTTTTCCGCTAATAAACGAATGAATGAAAAATTTAGGATGTATTTACGTGCTGAACAAGAGTATCTCCATAAATACAAATTACAACAAGGTTTGCTTAAAACCGGATTAATTTCCTATAAAGAATTAGTGCAAAGCAAAATCTATTTAGATAACCTGGCCCTTTCAGCAAACCAGGCAAAGCTCGAACTTGCACTGTCAGTGGTCAATTTATACCAGGATTTAGCAGGTGGATATGCATATAATCGATAGTTGTAGAAAAGATGTAAATAGCTTCCTAAAAATAATAATTTAACAGCACTATATATATGATACATCTTGTCAGATACCGCATAAGCATCAAAAGAGGGTTTTCCCGGCTAAGACGCTGGGTTACGTTGGCTAATATCATCATTTTTATTGGCTTGTTAACGACAATTATCTATCTTTTTTCTTTCTTGTTTCCCTTTACTGATAATGCCTTTGTCGTCAATAATGTGCGCCCTGTTGCCGCTCTTGCTAATGGTTATATTACCAGTCTTTATGTGCAAAATGGGGATACGGTCAAGAAAGGCCAAAAACTTTTTACAGTTTTTCAAGAACCCTATATCTATGCCCTGGAACAACTTGGGGCAGACTTGGCTGGTGCAGAGGCAAAACTCGCTGCATTAAAGGCAACTTATGAACGCGATCTCAAGCTCAGTGAAAACGAACAAAAAAATTACATTAAACTTAAATTGGATGATCAAAAATATCACAAGGGTTATCTATTAAAATCTGTCTCCCTGATAACTTTACAAAATTCTCAGCAAGAAACCAAAGCAGCTAAAGATAAGTGGGATGCTGCTTTAAAATTATTGGAAATTGATCAGCATCAAATCACCGTACAAGAAAATGAAATTAAATCCCTGCGCGCGCGCTTGAAAAATGCCAAGGTCAATTTGGAGCAAACAGAGGTTTATGCGCAAAGTAACGGAATAGTCCAGAATTTGTTTTTTAGTGTTGGGACCCCGGTAAATATAAATCAACCTCTTTTTTCTTTGGTGGATATGGATAATATTTACATCCAGGCAAACTTTAATGAAACTGATTTGGGCCGGGTACGTAGGGGCTCCAGAGTTTTAGTTTTCCCGAGGATGTATTTAGGGAGAAAAATGTTTCATGGAGTCATTGATTCGGATTATTGGTCTGCTAATAGGCAATTGGTAGATAACCGTACCCAGTTGCAAAATGTCATCAATGAAAATCAATGGATTTTGCTGCCACAAAGACTCCCGGTAATTATTCGAATCACCGACCCTGATCCCAAATATCCGCTACGTCTTGGAACCAGTGCTTATGTCTATATCAAAATTTAAGCAATGGCTTGATGAAGTCGACCCCTATTCATTACAAAGAATTACTCTTTATAAATGTCTTTTTGTTGCTACTGTAGAGGTATATGTTTATTGGTTGTTTCAGCCCGTCAGTTTTCTTGCTTTTTTCTCTCCTTTTTTTCTATTGTCCCTGTATGAAGCACCGGTTCTTTCTACTTATAAAGAAAAAGAATGGCTACTGATTTTTATTGCGATTGCAGTGATGCTCATCAGTGTATCCTTTTACCTTGTCTATCCATTTCGCGGCATTTTTTTCTTTTTTTCTGTTTTTGTTTTCGCAGTCACTTACTTCTATGTATTAAAATATTTCTATGCATTAAAAAGCCTGGCCATGTTACTGCTTGCTACCGGAGCGGTAGTACTCAGTACGGAACCTCCAGCCAATTTGGAGGTAGCTTATGGATTTATTTCATCAACTGCCCTGTCCATGACGTTTGCCTTAATTTGTTTGAGAATTTTTCCCAATATGTACTTAATCATATGGAATAAGGCGCTGCAAAAATTTATTCAATATCTTGAAAAAGATATTGTGTCTGCCATAAATAAAACCCATGAAAATCATACTGGAGAGGAGATTCTCCACCTGGGAATGGTACGAAATTACCGGCGATTGCTTCCTAAGAAATACACGATGCAAACATATCGCATGGGGGTAAATATACGAAATATTCAACATGCCTTGGACAATTTATACTATGAAGCAAAAAATGAATTATTCTGGTATGGCGTCAAGAATAATCTTTACTTGCTCAGAATGAATATGAACACTTACACCCCCTGTGGGGGCCCGGATTCGCCTATAGAACCCCAAACTCAACTGCAACATTATATTTGGGAGTGTTTGCAAAAAGCTTTTGCACATTGGAATAAATTATGCTTACTGCGGCAAAGCTAAAAAAGAAGCTTGACTATGCACGCTTTACCCAATTGGCTGTTATGTTTATGGTGGCCATGTGGATCTACCTGTTTACGACCATTCCCCACAAATGGTGGGTTTTGCTTACGGTAATTATGATTAGTGCTGGAATTGAACCTGGACTTATTATCAGGCGGTCCATTCATCGAATTGGCGGTACTTTTGCCGCATTATTAATTTTAATTCCTTTAATCTATTTAATGCAGATAAATTACCGATTTATCCCGGTAGTATTTATCTTCGGTATCATTGGCTTAGCAGTTACCGCATTGAATACCAGACGTTATGACATCAGTGTTTTTTTTATTACCATTGTTGTTTTTTTGCTTTTAGCCCAAACCACTGATGCAAATTCCCCGGAAGGTCCATTTGAAATGGTACTGAATCGCGGGATATGTACTGTGATTGGTATTTTTATTGTTTTGGTGGGCGATTATTTTTTATTTCAAGCATGGCGATATTCGCAAAAGCTTTATTTATTTCATCAAATGATGGTTTACAATTTTTTTAATGATACAGTTCAGCAAATAGTCACATGCCGTACTGAAAAGGTTAATACTTTTATTTTGGTTGAAAAATTGCGAGGCCAAGTGATTAAACATTGTGCTCCGATTGCCATTAGCGCCGAAAACTTAAAGCTTGAAGTTAAAATTAGCCCGGAAATCAAAAAAAAGGTCGATATGTTCCAAGAAACAATTTGGGATCTCCGCAGGCTGATATTTGCATTATGTGTTTCGGAATTTGTTTTACATTCCGCAACAACAACCGAAAAACATGTGCAGCAATTCAAAATATTAATGAAAAAAGCCAAAGAAAATTTTATTTATACTGAAGATATTTTAGAATAGACGCCAAGCCAATAGGCAATGTAACAAAGTACCTGATTTAAAAACCAAATACTTTGTTTGAAAAGCCAGGTATTATATGCGTTCAGGAGGCCTCACAAAGTTCCTTGGGGCTAAATAATGCTCCTTTTCTTCGATAACATCGTTTAAAATTTTTACTTCAGAAACAGCCGCTTGTTTCTTTGTGGATAAATCGGCAAGAGTTTCTTCCAGTTTTTTCTTTCTCAAGGTTGCATCTGCAAGATTTGAGTTAATAGCAAATAACTCATATTCATATAGGTTCATCGGAGAATCACCTGCCGCTTGTCTTCCAAGATATCGGTCTGTTCTACTGGAAATTTCAAGCACACTTCTCAAGTTAGACTGAAATATGGCTTCGTGACGTTCTACTTCGCTACGGGTTTGCTCATGCATATGCTTTTGACGGGTAAGTAGGTTTAAACGCTCGTTTAAAGCTTTTACTTCTTCCTCACAATTTTCTATTTGCCGTTCCAGCGCCTCGAAATGTGGTATATAAGAACTGTTCAATTTCTTTAATTGAGCTAAGTCAAACTGATTAAAATAACGGCGAAGCTCGCCTGAAGTTTTATTGGGAAATTTGGACATAAGTTCTTTCTCTAAATTTAAAAATCAAAATAATAACTTTTTTTTAACCAAATCAAAAGTAATTTTATCATCTTGATTATTTAAAAAACTTACTTCAAGCAATTTTAAACGCGCTGGAGGGATGAGATTTTTCTGAGTCAGCTTTAAACAATAAAAAAGAACCAACCACTAATTTATGGCATTTCGCCAAGAGAGTTAGGGTTATCACCACCAAGAGTCTGTATGAGATTAATTTTTATGAGCTCAGCCAAAGTCTTGGCCTCCATTTTCCGCATTACATTTGCACGATGGACTTCTACAGTAGATATAGAAATATCCAATTCGTGAGCAATCTGTTTGTTTAATTTTCCTTCAATTACCAAATCCATCACTTGCCGCTCACGTTTGGTTAATCGTTCAATACGTTCGAAAAAATCGGTCTGGGGTTGAACAGGATAGTCGGAAGATTTTTGAAGACATTTTTGGG
It includes:
- a CDS encoding HlyD family secretion protein, with translation MIHLVRYRISIKRGFSRLRRWVTLANIIIFIGLLTTIIYLFSFLFPFTDNAFVVNNVRPVAALANGYITSLYVQNGDTVKKGQKLFTVFQEPYIYALEQLGADLAGAEAKLAALKATYERDLKLSENEQKNYIKLKLDDQKYHKGYLLKSVSLITLQNSQQETKAAKDKWDAALKLLEIDQHQITVQENEIKSLRARLKNAKVNLEQTEVYAQSNGIVQNLFFSVGTPVNINQPLFSLVDMDNIYIQANFNETDLGRVRRGSRVLVFPRMYLGRKMFHGVIDSDYWSANRQLVDNRTQLQNVINENQWILLPQRLPVIIRITDPDPKYPLRLGTSAYVYIKI
- a CDS encoding FUSC family protein, with the translated sequence MLTAAKLKKKLDYARFTQLAVMFMVAMWIYLFTTIPHKWWVLLTVIMISAGIEPGLIIRRSIHRIGGTFAALLILIPLIYLMQINYRFIPVVFIFGIIGLAVTALNTRRYDISVFFITIVVFLLLAQTTDANSPEGPFEMVLNRGICTVIGIFIVLVGDYFLFQAWRYSQKLYLFHQMMVYNFFNDTVQQIVTCRTEKVNTFILVEKLRGQVIKHCAPIAISAENLKLEVKISPEIKKKVDMFQETIWDLRRLIFALCVSEFVLHSATTTEKHVQQFKILMKKAKENFIYTEDILE